One window from the genome of Cucumis melo cultivar AY chromosome 12, USDA_Cmelo_AY_1.0, whole genome shotgun sequence encodes:
- the LOC103501350 gene encoding vacuolar protein sorting-associated protein 60.2-like, with product MIELRSLPTIRATGRRRRMLLSPINTVFEMNFGCSSLEKSKQNLKKKKKKKKKKMKMSALKSANKELKGMMKTVSIQDIDNLQDEMMDLMDVSNEIQETLGRSYNVPDDIDEDELLGELDALEADMGFETEADGVPSYLQPDKESNFEGELNLPAAPIGHAAVPAGRNNAQAEDELGLPAVPRASLRG from the exons ATGATCGAGTTGAGATCATTGCCAACGATCAGGGCAACAGGACGTCGTCGTCGTATGTTGCTTTCGCCGATTAACACcgtttttg AAATGAATTTTGGTTGTTCGAGTTTGGAGAAG TCAAAACAGaacttgaagaagaagaagaagaagaagaagaagaagatgaag ATGTCGGCCTTGAAATCTGCCAATAAGGAGTTGAAAGGAATGATGAAAACAGTCAGTATACAAGACATAGAT AACTTACAAGATGAGATGATGGATCTGATGGATGTGAGCAATGAAATTCAAGAGACTCTTGGTAGGAGCTACAATGTACCTGATGACATTGATGAGGATGAACTTTTGGGTG AGCTTGATGCCTTGGAAGCAGACATGGGATTTGAAACTGAAGCTGATGGGGTTCCATCTTATCTCCAGCCTGACAAGGAATCTAATTTTGAAGGAGAGCTCAACTTGCCTGCCGCTCCGATAGGGCATGCAGCAGTTCCTGCTGGTAGAAACAATGCACAG GCCGAGGATGAATTAGGTTTACCCGCTGTTCCTCGCGCATCCCTTCGAGGCTAA